The Juglans microcarpa x Juglans regia isolate MS1-56 chromosome 2S, Jm3101_v1.0, whole genome shotgun sequence genome has a window encoding:
- the LOC121252456 gene encoding LOW QUALITY PROTEIN: mitogen-activated protein kinase kinase kinase 3-like (The sequence of the model RefSeq protein was modified relative to this genomic sequence to represent the inferred CDS: inserted 1 base in 1 codon) has protein sequence MPAWWGRKSSKNKGVQQQQQQQQFIYNNPVGTHLNLSKSSISNDNTKGKGKDKDKEKPTSFDELFSRNSPRTSKDFGGSSGFSGFDSDSAGRVSHPLPLPSTSSVNDHIPGSTLGLGSGSGSVSSVSSDGSSEDQLVAQENGQFGNFRGHGDTKFIMRSRSPGPGSRGPTSPTSPLHPRLCGLNLESPTGKQEDGKSQSHRLPLPPGSPTSPSALPNTRTSGSMEFTTSTKSQWKKGRLLGXGTFGHVYLGFNSGSGQMCAIKEVRVACDDQTSRECLKQLNQEINLLSQLSHPNIVRYHGSELGEETLSVYLEYVSGGSIHKLLQEYGPFKEPVIQNYTRQLISGLAYLHGRNTVHRDIKGANILVDPNGEIKLADFGMAKHITACASMLSFKGSPYWMAPEVVMNTNGYSLAVDVWSLGCTILEMATSKPPWSQYEGVAAIFKIGNSKDVPEIPEHLSNDAKNFIKWCLQREPSARPTAVQLLDHPFIRDQATNRVANMNVTKDAFPYMFDGSRTPPVLELHSNRTNITSSDRNYATMPVFPTRAMKSPRDSIRVITSLPVSPCSSPLRHYGTGHKSCFLSPPHPTYAIMGQIGKNLNEYSSYTTIRPNATFALEPWQEISPYSIHTPSGSPRTRPI, from the exons ATGCCTGCTTGGTGGGGAAGAAAGAGCAGCAAGAACAAAGGAGTacagcagcaacagcagcagcagcaattTATATACAACAACCCAGTTGGCACACACCTAAATCTATCCAAATCCTCGATCAGCAATGACAACACCAAGGGCAAGGGCAAGGACAAGGACAAGGAAAAGCCGACGAGCTTCGACGAGCTCTTCTCGCGTAATTCGCCGCGTACCAGCAAGGACTTCGGCGGCTCCTCCGGGTTTTCGGGTTTTGATTCGGACAGCGCTGGGAGGGTAAGTCATCCGCTACCTCTGCCGTCGACTTCGTCCGTGAATGATCATATCCCTGGGTCTACGCTGGGGTTGGGATCCGGGTCGGGCTCGGTTTCGAGCGTGAGCTCCGATGGGTCCTCTGAGGATCAGCTGGTTGCTCAGGAAAATGGTCAATTCGGTAATTTCAG GGGACATGGTGATACCAAGTTCATCATGAGGTCAAGAAGCCCCGGTCCAGGGTCGAGGGGGCCCACAAGCCCCACATCACCTCTTCACCCAAGATTATGTGGCTTAAATTTGGAGTCTCCAACAGGAAAGCAAGAAGACGGGAAGAGTCAATCTCATCGTCTACCTCTTCCTCCAGGTTCTCCTACTAGCCCTTCTGCCTTGCCCAACACAAGAACAAGTGGAAGCATGGAATTCACAACTTCTACAAAGTCCCAATGGAAGAAAGGAAGGCTTCTGG AGGGGACTTTTGGCCATGTATACCTCGGATTTAATAG TGGAAGCGGGCAAATGTGTGCAATAAAAGAAGTCAGGGTTGCTTGCGATGATCAGACATCAAGAGAATGTCTCAAGCAACTAAAccag GAGATAAATTTGCTCAGTCAGCTTTCACATCCAAACATTGTGCGATACCATGGAAGTGAATTG GGTGAGGAAACACTTTCAGTTTATTTGGAATATGTCTCTGGTGGCTCAATCCATAAATTACTTCAAGAATATGGTCCATTTAAGGAACCTGTTATTCAAAACTATACCAGGCAGCTTATTTCTGGGCTTGCCTACTTACATGGAAGAAATACAGTGCACAG GGACATCAAAGGGGCAAACATTTTGGTAGATCCTAATGGTGAAATCAAGTTGGCAGACTTTGGCATGGCCAAACAT ATAACAGCTTGTGCCTCAATGCTTTCTTTCAAGGGAAGTCCTTACTGGATGGCACCTGag GTTGTTATGAACACAAATGGATACAGTCTGGCCGTGGACGTTTGGAGCTTGGGATGTACAATTCTTGAAATGGCAACATCTAAGCCACCGTGGAGCCAGTATGAAGGG GTGGCTGCAATATTCAAAATTGGAAACAGCAAGGATGTCCCTGAAATCCCTGAACACCTTTCGAATGATGCAAAGAATTTTATCAAGTGGTGCTTGCAACGAGAACCATCAGCACGGCCTACAGCCGTGCAATTACTAGATCACCCTTTTATTCGAGACCAGGCAACAAATAGAGTAGCAAATATGAATGTGACCAAGGACGCCTTCCCTTACATGTTTGATGGAAGCCGCACACCG CCAGTATTAGAACTCCATTCAAATAGAACGAATATCACTTCAAGTGATAGAAATTATGCAACGATGCCAGTATTTCCCACAAGAGCTATGAAAAGCCCAAG GGATAGTATAAGAGTGATTACATCTTTACCTGTATCACCCTGTTCAAGCCCATTGCGACATTATGGAACTGGACACAAGAGCTGTTTCTTATCTCCTCCTCACCCAACTTATGCTATTATGGGACAAATTGGCAAGAACTTGAATGAGTACTCGTCATATACAACGATTAGACCGAATGCAACATTCGCCCTTGAACCTTGGCAGGAGATCTCCCCATACAGCATTCATACCCCCAGTGGATCACCAAGAACAAGACctatttga
- the LOC121252462 gene encoding NAD(P)H-quinone oxidoreductase subunit O, chloroplastic — translation MALSSMAFTAVLSQSSFSCLSRFPPTSRRNPLRLQSIRAVKAAEPGEEKTTQTKSEEESSSNAQPSTKPSKLPKKPVYSMKKGQIVRVDKEKYLNSVNYLSVGHPPYYKGLDYIYEDRGEVLDLRLFETGEYALIAWVGIPTAPAWLPTDMLIKSDKLDYERM, via the exons ATGGCTCTCTCTTCCATGGCTTTCACTGCAGTTCTCTCTCAGAGCTCTTTCTCATGCCTCTCTCGGTTCCCTCCTACCTCAAGAAGAAACCCTCTTCGCTTGCAGTCAATTAGAGCCGTAAAAGCCGCGGAACCAGGTGAGGAAAAGACTACGCAGACAAAGAGCGAAGAAGAGTCTTCCTCTAATGCCCAACCCTCAACAAAACCTTCTAAGCTCCCCAAAAAGCCTGTATATTCGA TGAAGAAAGGTCAGATTGTGAGGGTGGACAAGGAGAAGTATCTCAATAGTGTTAAT TATCTATCTGTTGGGCATCCACCTTATTACAAAGGCTTGGACTACATTTATGAAGACCGTGGTGAG GTCTTGGATCTACGTCTTTTTGAGACGGGAGAGTATGCTCTT ATTGCATGGGTTGGTATCCCAACTGCACCAGCTTGGCTTCCAACAGATATGCTTATCAAG TCGGATAAACTCGATTACGAGAGAATGTGA